The genomic region GTAAATCATATTAAAGGACTATATGATAAGTACAAAAAGAATTGTTGGGACCATTTTGATTACTGGCTAAGCGATTGTCGCTCTTATTTTAGACGTGGAGAAGAGTATGATCCAAATATATTGCTTTCAAATTTAAAGTGCGATAGCGAAAATAGAACAGGAGAACAAGCTAATAGGGGAGGAACAGGTTCTGTAAAATATGTacccaaaaaaagaatgacaTTTCATTATCTTAAATGTAAGGATAATGCTGAGAAAAAACCTATTATGTGTGCTTTAGTCCCAGTGACTATGGAGTATAAAGATGATAAAGTTGAAGTTAAAGAGAATAATAAAGCGGTACGAAAAGGAATTCCTAAACCACCAGATCCATGGTCAACATTCGGAGGTATACTACATAAAAAGAGTGAAATAACTGCTCAAAGTTTAAACGAAGGTGTTCCTAATGACTCCCAAGTAGATTCAGATGTACCAGGGAGTGATCCATCGAATTCTGAATTTTTAACGGAAGCAGATGGTGTATCACCTTACTTGGTGTTGACGGATGACGAAATTAAATGGAGAATACTTGATTATGAGACATTGGATTGTAGGAACTATGCATCAGAAGATACTTATGGGTTGTGTAAACGCTTAAATCAACTACATCAGGAAGGGAAATTTAAATCACAACCGAAGCCTAGTAGTTACAATGAAACATCCCGAGGAAACTTCAGTAGGGGAGTTAATTCATTAAATGCAGTATCATATGACATGGAGGAAGATTACGAAAATTCTTCTAATACGTCGGATGATATGTATGCTTTATTAAAGTCTAGCAAATTCCGTACAGGAACagtaacttttttaatgttaGGAACTGCTTTTCTTGGTTATGCTTATTACAAAGTACGGTTTTAAATGTTGagtataaataatttcttctattttttcatatttgtaTTTAGTAAAACTTTATACTAAAAAGAATTAGATATATTGTacgtattatattttttcgttttcactTTAGTTTACTCCTGTTGGATCCTGGTTTagaaatagaaaaggaaggaaaaacgaaattgctCACAAATATTTTGAACAAATATCGAAAGAACCTTTTCAACCTATTCCCAAATCGGTGAATACAAATTCGCGAAGAAAACGAGTACAAATCGCTTATCATCAGAGTGGAGATTAGAATTATTAAGAAGTTAtgcaaaatgataatttattGGATGAGGCAAATGAGAATTTGATGCTAGCAGCATAGCatatgttcctttttttttaatgagtCTATAAAAAACGTGTAATAtaggaaaaatgtaaagctTTCATTATAACACATTACTTcgaacatataaaaattattataatattaagaatatgcaaatttacaaatgtgaaaaagtTAACTGAACAagtattaaagaaaaaaagcgctTTAAATTTGCACCACACAtcgtatgtatttattttttttttttttgttaaagcaTTTAtctaaaatgtttttttttttgtgactttttttagtaaatgataaaatttttaatattgcatatttttttttaatccatAAAATCaattaatatgaattatttttataatagcGTATGACTAACATATCTCAAATTATAGTATTAAgttttaataatatgattAACATACAGTTTTATGTTCGAAAAAGtgtaatatacattttattggATTGAATATGAGAAAAttaagggaaaaacgaaTTATGGGGAAACACTAAAATTAACACTTTTGTTCGGAGTCATCCTAATTTTgagtatacatataatgcaaataaataacataaaaaaatattaaattattcatttattgaTAGCATATAAGAGTaaccttaaaaaatatatagaaggttattattttaatatgtgCTCATTTTTATGCTGGTCCtatatttctataaatttaaatCGTATTCTCCACTTAGgaataaatagaaaaagaagcattgctctatatatttaaaatgtttttatctTTGAAAGTTAATCGAAGtgattttttgtttttttttttttataatataaattaacaaaatgaagtgaagGAACTAATCAATTAATGTTGTAAATTTATGAAATGTGTATCTTccaaaaattatgaaaacatGTATtctacactttttttattggaATTAccttatttatattaatactCATAAAATCCCCCACTTGTTTGAACTAATTAACTTTAATTCTGTGAATATCCTACACGCGGTCTACTGTTTTGATCGTCCCTATATGGAGGTTGAAAAGGTGCTCCTAAAAATTCTCGCTCCATATcttgctttattttatgttttaatgTTTTCGTGCTTCCTATGCGGTTGAGAAACCAAGATCTAAAGGGCGTGAACTATTggtataaaaggaaaatgcgaattatttatttatactaacataataataattacgatttaattat from Plasmodium vivax scf_7147 genomic scaffold, whole genome shotgun sequence harbors:
- a CDS encoding variable surface protein Vir12, putative (encoded by transcript PVX_106725A), with amino-acid sequence MATQNKKNWDYVLKGSASFELYDEFNKEVPDEKKINSNDCNEFKSTSNGYKKEAYELCKKIIRNLNNLHDIVVPETRRYNCLHYKYWINNELINIFKNDSETKYDIDMIKKFLNMQDTFNNEKKYYSCKYDINKINLEYLQEMSDRKDLNDYFNNYNTIKKNIKCGSGKVDTFEEYVNHIKGLYDKYKKNCWDHFDYWLSDCRSYFRRGEEYDPNILLSNLKCDSENRTGEQANRGGTGSVKYVPKKRMTFHYLKCKDNAEKKPIMCALVPVTMEYKDDKVEVKENNKAVRKGIPKPPDPWSTFGGILHKKSEITAQSLNEGVPNDSQVDSDVPGSDPSNSEFLTEADGVSPYLVLTDDEIKWRILDYETLDCRNYASEDTYGLCKRLNQLHQEGKFKSQPKPSSYNETSRGNFSRGVNSLNAVSYDMEEDYENSSNTSDDMYALLKSSKFRTGTLCKMIIYWMRQMRI